A single genomic interval of uncultured Sphaerochaeta sp. harbors:
- a CDS encoding adenosine kinase: MKESEHMVYGIGNPLIDIIVSVEEDDITALGIHKGTMALIGPQRMEELMLLSKERKTTYSCGGSCPNTIIALASLGVKTTLAGKIGSDENGHIYQQRLKELGVADQLAITDKEMTGSTVILITPDSERSMNTFLGANRLYEMADVDEDTVKKASFFHFTGYMWDTKSQQEAIKKALHIAKEHKTVVSFDLADPFAVGRYREPFLNLISQECDIVFANREEARILFDNYDPYECCRSMGKLCRTAIVKNGKKGSYISHEGKIINIPVKGPVVPTDTTGAGDVYAAGFLYGLYHDYSIQESGTIASILAGEIIRQRGAQFSKEKAKELRDLFASGSWKSL, translated from the coding sequence ATGAAAGAAAGTGAGCACATGGTCTATGGCATAGGGAACCCCCTCATCGACATCATTGTCAGTGTTGAGGAAGATGATATTACCGCACTTGGAATCCACAAGGGTACCATGGCCTTGATCGGCCCACAGAGAATGGAAGAGCTCATGCTCCTCTCCAAGGAACGCAAAACAACCTACAGCTGTGGAGGCTCCTGTCCCAACACAATCATCGCCCTTGCCTCACTAGGTGTAAAGACAACATTGGCAGGAAAGATTGGTAGCGATGAGAATGGCCACATCTATCAACAGCGTCTCAAGGAACTTGGGGTTGCTGACCAGCTTGCTATAACCGACAAGGAAATGACTGGTTCTACGGTCATCCTTATTACTCCAGATAGTGAGCGAAGCATGAATACATTCCTGGGAGCAAACCGGCTCTATGAGATGGCCGATGTAGACGAGGACACCGTGAAAAAAGCCTCCTTCTTCCACTTTACTGGCTATATGTGGGATACCAAAAGCCAGCAAGAAGCCATCAAGAAGGCCTTGCACATTGCAAAGGAACATAAAACAGTTGTCTCTTTTGATCTCGCAGACCCGTTTGCTGTTGGCCGTTACAGGGAGCCCTTCCTCAACCTCATCAGCCAAGAGTGTGACATTGTGTTTGCAAACCGGGAGGAGGCAAGGATTCTCTTTGACAACTATGACCCTTATGAGTGTTGTCGTTCCATGGGTAAGCTCTGTAGGACAGCCATTGTAAAGAATGGGAAAAAAGGTTCCTACATCAGCCACGAAGGAAAGATCATCAATATTCCGGTCAAGGGACCAGTAGTTCCTACCGATACCACAGGTGCTGGGGATGTGTACGCCGCAGGATTCCTCTATGGACTGTACCATGACTACTCAATACAAGAATCGGGAACAATCGCCTCCATCCTTGCCGGTGAGATAATCAGGCAACGTGGGGCCCAGTTCAGCAAGGAGAAAGCAAAAGAACTCAGAGATCTCTTTGCTTCAGGATCTTGGAAATCGCTGTAG
- the murA gene encoding UDP-N-acetylglucosamine 1-carboxyvinyltransferase, producing MGAYRITGGNPASGEVQISGNKNGALPCLAATLLTDEPVRLLNVPDIEDVQVMVKLLENLGSKVIKEDSNTYTIMSGGRSGKLKKKLVQSVRGSILLLGPLLATIDEVRLTPPGGDVIGLRRLDTHFIGLSALGSTCLINEEGEIHIKANGSRLQANDIFLDEASVTATENVLMASSLAEGESIISNAASEPHVQDLCRMLNRMGCHIEGIGSNRLYVTGQKKLHGCEFRLTADYMEAGSYIGLAGATGGQLLLKGVDPGHLRMIRLGFERIGITFVVDGPSSILVPKRQKRILAKEVGGHTAKIDDAPWPGFPADLLSIITVCATQMEGSILIHEKMFESRMFFVDWLIRMGADIILCDPHRAVVNGPSQLLGSELSSPDVRAGMALVIAAACAKGVSVIQNIYQIERGYENLCGKLQALGLSIERDT from the coding sequence ATGGGTGCATATCGAATAACCGGGGGAAACCCTGCGAGCGGAGAGGTGCAGATCAGTGGAAACAAGAATGGTGCACTACCGTGTCTTGCTGCCACCTTGCTGACTGATGAGCCTGTTCGATTGTTGAACGTTCCCGATATCGAGGATGTTCAGGTTATGGTCAAGCTCTTGGAGAACCTTGGTTCCAAGGTAATCAAAGAGGATTCCAATACCTATACCATTATGAGTGGGGGGAGAAGCGGTAAGCTCAAGAAGAAACTGGTCCAATCGGTGAGGGGTTCCATCCTTCTCTTGGGACCATTATTGGCTACCATTGATGAAGTTCGTCTAACTCCTCCTGGAGGGGATGTTATTGGGCTTCGTAGACTCGACACCCACTTTATCGGCCTCTCTGCGTTGGGGTCCACTTGCCTGATCAATGAGGAAGGGGAGATTCATATCAAGGCAAATGGAAGTAGGTTGCAGGCAAATGACATCTTCCTTGATGAAGCCTCTGTAACAGCAACAGAAAATGTTCTCATGGCCTCTTCATTGGCCGAAGGAGAGAGCATTATCAGCAATGCCGCAAGTGAGCCTCATGTTCAGGACCTTTGCAGGATGCTTAACAGAATGGGATGTCATATAGAGGGAATAGGTTCCAACCGTCTCTATGTAACCGGCCAAAAAAAACTTCATGGCTGTGAGTTCCGCCTCACAGCTGATTATATGGAAGCTGGTTCCTATATCGGCCTAGCCGGTGCAACTGGAGGCCAGCTGTTGCTCAAGGGGGTCGACCCTGGGCATCTGAGAATGATTCGCCTGGGCTTTGAACGAATTGGGATCACCTTCGTTGTTGATGGTCCTTCTTCCATCCTTGTACCCAAACGGCAGAAACGGATACTTGCAAAGGAAGTAGGAGGCCATACAGCAAAGATTGATGATGCTCCCTGGCCTGGCTTTCCCGCTGACCTCTTGAGTATCATCACTGTATGCGCAACCCAGATGGAAGGTTCAATCCTGATCCATGAGAAGATGTTTGAGTCTCGTATGTTCTTCGTTGATTGGTTGATCAGGATGGGTGCAGATATCATCCTTTGTGACCCACATCGAGCAGTGGTCAATGGACCCAGCCAACTGCTGGGTTCAGAGTTATCCAGTCCTGATGTACGAGCTGGAATGGCACTCGTCATTGCTGCTGCTTGTGCTAAAGGTGTCAGTGTGATCCAGAATATCTATCAGATTGAACGGGGTTATGAAAATCTCTGTGGTAAGCTCCAAGCCTTAGGTTTGTCCATCGAAAGGGATACGTAA
- a CDS encoding sensor domain-containing diguanylate cyclase, whose protein sequence is MKSNSWILSTSLVFLSTLLLVIFSLSTLAEIERVYKDQTALGTEALKQQFLYDSVNNQIKRIDTQRAIHQNEYQKQLDHITWHMDTSYEADIESFPQVVASFFTQDSSSPWTAVLWQRETGEVIVDNKGVIVGSEPPIDVVNSPLHGFQLYELHSYAPYTLFVGIPQAVIDEEVKQYIADEIYASKYPENSYIWVNEVINYEGGDEYAIRRIHPNLRDSVGVYLSTNMTDVQGNTPYKTELEGINQDGELFFTYFFKKLDSDVISEKFTYARLYKDFDWIVAMGIHLDDLAMYVEETANKSAGIVGQITPIFIGAIILLFVLHSVLLVVLEHQRNRRQAKSLEDQAYRDLLTGIGNRRSGLLALKKAYLESRKGNGAGVVSIFDIDYFKHINDTFGHDAGDRCLIQLTKTLQELACSKDALFRWGGDEFLIVCPPLTAEQVNQMAESLLSAARTVEVEHETTKITLTISLGLVSFLPSDTSEIDTFKRADGALYQAKEAGRNRFVSLL, encoded by the coding sequence ATGAAAAGTAATTCATGGATACTCAGTACCTCTCTGGTGTTCCTCTCAACCTTGTTGTTGGTGATTTTTTCGTTGAGCACCCTGGCTGAAATTGAACGAGTGTACAAGGACCAGACCGCCCTGGGTACCGAAGCGTTGAAACAGCAGTTTCTCTATGATTCAGTCAATAACCAAATCAAGCGAATCGATACACAACGAGCAATCCACCAGAATGAATACCAAAAGCAACTGGATCATATCACTTGGCATATGGATACTTCCTATGAGGCGGATATTGAAAGCTTTCCACAGGTGGTTGCATCCTTCTTTACCCAGGACTCTTCCTCCCCTTGGACTGCTGTACTTTGGCAGCGGGAAACGGGTGAAGTTATCGTGGATAATAAAGGGGTTATTGTGGGATCAGAACCTCCCATTGATGTGGTGAATAGCCCCCTGCATGGTTTTCAGTTGTATGAATTGCACTCATATGCTCCCTATACACTTTTTGTCGGAATTCCCCAAGCGGTGATTGACGAAGAGGTAAAACAGTATATCGCTGATGAGATATATGCGAGTAAATACCCGGAAAATTCCTATATCTGGGTTAATGAGGTAATCAACTATGAGGGTGGGGACGAATATGCAATTAGGAGAATCCATCCCAACCTCCGGGATTCTGTGGGCGTATACCTCTCTACCAATATGACAGATGTACAGGGCAATACACCCTATAAGACTGAGCTGGAGGGGATTAACCAGGATGGGGAGCTCTTCTTTACCTATTTCTTCAAAAAATTGGATAGTGATGTCATCTCGGAGAAATTTACCTATGCAAGACTCTACAAGGATTTTGACTGGATTGTTGCAATGGGTATCCATCTTGATGATCTTGCCATGTATGTAGAGGAGACTGCAAACAAGAGTGCCGGTATCGTGGGTCAGATTACCCCGATATTCATTGGGGCAATTATTCTGCTCTTTGTGCTTCACTCTGTTCTGCTGGTAGTGCTGGAACATCAGCGAAATAGAAGGCAAGCAAAGAGCCTTGAGGATCAAGCATATAGGGATCTGTTGACCGGAATTGGAAATCGCAGAAGTGGTCTGCTTGCCTTGAAAAAAGCGTATCTTGAGAGCAGGAAGGGTAATGGCGCTGGGGTGGTGTCAATCTTTGATATAGATTATTTCAAACATATCAATGATACCTTCGGACATGATGCTGGAGACAGGTGTCTGATACAGCTAACCAAAACATTGCAGGAGTTGGCCTGCTCAAAGGATGCCCTTTTCCGGTGGGGTGGTGATGAGTTCCTTATTGTATGCCCCCCTCTTACGGCTGAACAGGTTAACCAGATGGCAGAGTCATTGCTTAGTGCAGCAAGAACTGTGGAAGTGGAACATGAGACAACCAAGATAACACTGACCATATCACTGGGCCTTGTCTCCTTCCTGCCAAGTGATACATCTGAAATTGATACATTCAAGAGAGCAGACGGGGCGCTCTACCAGGCGAAGGAAGCAGGAAGAAACAGATTTGTGTCGCTTCTCTAA
- a CDS encoding FeoA domain-containing protein, translating into MPLSFAQVGETRKIIGLHGEDAIKQHLLDLGFVAGEVIKIVGNSNQGIVLSIKGVRLALNRGLAHRINVA; encoded by the coding sequence ATGCCACTTTCCTTTGCCCAAGTTGGAGAAACAAGAAAAATTATAGGACTGCACGGGGAAGATGCAATAAAACAACATCTTCTTGATCTTGGATTTGTTGCAGGAGAAGTCATTAAAATTGTGGGCAACAGTAACCAAGGGATTGTCCTTTCCATTAAAGGTGTCCGTCTTGCCTTGAATCGTGGGTTGGCTCACCGAATAAACGTTGCATAA
- a CDS encoding ferrous iron transport protein A, with product MTLGSLRPGDRARVLSIGTQGALRRRILDMGITPRVVVQLIKVAPLGDPLELTVRGYQLSLRKQEASLIEVEII from the coding sequence ATGACACTAGGATCATTACGTCCTGGGGACAGGGCAAGAGTGCTGTCCATCGGAACACAGGGTGCATTACGCCGAAGAATTTTGGATATGGGGATTACCCCACGTGTGGTTGTGCAGTTGATTAAGGTTGCTCCTTTAGGTGACCCCCTGGAGCTGACGGTACGGGGGTACCAACTGAGTCTGAGAAAGCAAGAAGCTTCTTTGATTGAGGTTGAAATCATCTAG
- the feoB gene encoding ferrous iron transport protein B has protein sequence MPTTIALAGNPNSGKTTVFNALTGSRQHVGNWPGVTVDKKEGVYKKDARYAILDLPGTYSLSPYSAEEIITRTFIVEEKPACVIDVLDGTSLERNLYLALQIMETGVPTVLAINMMDEVRLKGDVIDCKRLEAELGVAVIPIEARTGKGLDQLMQAVMDTIETKRCPKPLDIYRLNGTVDEDTLADQRYTYITSLVEKAVLRSASSGEIKESRSDRMDRVLTHRFFALPVFAVVMYFLFAATFSENFLFIEGLPSPGVALATVVESLWGWLTELVSLGLVSAGAAPWAYSLVVDGVLEGLGAILGFLPLILVLYLLMSFLEDSGYMARVAFVMDRIFRRFGLSGRSFIPLLMGFGCSVPAIMATRTLDSEKDRRITTLLAGFMPCGAKLPIFIMFVSIFFADGNKTLVLFFLYALSLGVSILVSLLINRIAYKGQVSNFLMELPQYRLPTLRSVWIHGYEKVKGFIQKAGTVILAATILIWVLSSFNMASFNGQNLEQNDTILSEMDTSFLASVGKVVAPIFKPLGFGEWRPTVGIATGWIAKEMVVVTLAQLYSEDVNEEYLTQYFAGMSEGELSDLGFSEGMYSADEAFDIYAESVLMEGGDEGGLRTLRQDIRTKQAALAYMAFNLLCMPCFAAVGAMKRELKTVRRTAGAVGIQMLTAYLVALLINMIGSLVW, from the coding sequence ATGCCCACAACCATAGCACTTGCCGGAAACCCCAATTCAGGGAAGACCACGGTATTCAATGCACTAACTGGATCTCGCCAGCATGTAGGAAACTGGCCGGGAGTAACCGTAGACAAGAAAGAAGGTGTCTATAAGAAGGATGCCAGGTATGCCATCCTTGATCTTCCAGGGACCTATTCACTCAGCCCCTATAGCGCTGAGGAGATCATAACCCGAACCTTTATCGTTGAAGAGAAACCGGCATGTGTCATTGATGTTCTCGATGGCACCAGTCTGGAGCGAAATCTCTATCTTGCTCTGCAAATCATGGAAACGGGAGTTCCTACTGTTTTAGCTATCAATATGATGGATGAAGTTCGCCTCAAGGGCGATGTTATTGACTGTAAGCGACTGGAAGCAGAGCTTGGCGTTGCTGTCATCCCCATAGAGGCAAGAACCGGTAAGGGTCTGGATCAATTGATGCAAGCGGTAATGGATACAATTGAGACCAAAAGATGCCCAAAACCCTTGGATATCTACCGCCTAAACGGGACGGTGGACGAGGACACCCTGGCTGACCAAAGGTATACGTATATTACATCACTGGTGGAGAAAGCTGTCCTCAGAAGTGCCTCTTCGGGGGAGATCAAGGAAAGCAGGAGTGATAGGATGGATAGGGTGCTGACTCACCGCTTCTTTGCCCTCCCTGTTTTTGCGGTGGTGATGTATTTTCTTTTTGCAGCCACCTTCAGTGAGAATTTTCTTTTCATTGAAGGCCTTCCCAGCCCTGGGGTAGCGCTGGCAACCGTCGTGGAGTCTCTCTGGGGGTGGCTCACTGAACTGGTGTCTCTTGGGTTGGTATCTGCTGGAGCTGCCCCTTGGGCTTACAGCCTGGTGGTAGATGGTGTGTTGGAAGGACTGGGCGCAATCCTTGGGTTCCTTCCTCTTATCTTGGTGCTGTATTTGTTGATGAGCTTTCTGGAAGATAGCGGGTATATGGCTCGTGTTGCCTTTGTGATGGACAGGATTTTTCGAAGGTTTGGATTGAGTGGACGATCTTTCATCCCTCTCTTGATGGGTTTTGGGTGTTCTGTTCCCGCCATTATGGCTACCAGAACATTGGACAGTGAGAAGGATAGAAGGATTACCACCCTGCTTGCAGGGTTTATGCCCTGTGGAGCAAAATTACCTATTTTCATTATGTTTGTCTCCATCTTCTTCGCCGATGGAAACAAGACATTGGTACTCTTCTTCCTGTATGCACTGAGCTTGGGGGTGTCGATCCTTGTCTCCCTTCTGATCAACAGGATTGCCTATAAGGGTCAGGTTTCCAATTTTCTGATGGAGCTTCCCCAATACCGACTGCCTACCCTCAGGTCAGTGTGGATCCATGGATACGAGAAGGTGAAGGGATTTATCCAGAAGGCAGGTACTGTGATTCTCGCAGCAACCATCCTGATCTGGGTGCTTTCTTCCTTCAATATGGCATCGTTCAACGGCCAGAACCTGGAACAGAATGATACGATCCTCTCAGAGATGGATACCTCATTCCTTGCTTCTGTGGGAAAGGTTGTTGCTCCTATTTTTAAGCCCTTGGGTTTTGGGGAGTGGAGACCAACTGTAGGTATAGCTACAGGATGGATTGCGAAGGAGATGGTCGTGGTGACACTGGCTCAGCTCTATAGTGAGGATGTGAATGAGGAGTACCTAACGCAGTACTTTGCTGGTATGAGTGAAGGTGAACTTTCTGATCTGGGATTTTCTGAGGGGATGTACTCAGCAGACGAGGCCTTCGATATCTATGCTGAATCGGTATTGATGGAAGGCGGTGATGAGGGAGGACTACGTACACTTCGTCAGGATATTCGAACCAAGCAAGCTGCCTTGGCTTATATGGCCTTTAACCTGCTTTGCATGCCTTGCTTTGCAGCAGTCGGTGCTATGAAGCGGGAATTGAAGACAGTCCGACGTACAGCAGGAGCTGTTGGAATTCAGATGCTGACCGCATACCTGGTGGCATTATTGATCAATATGATCGGATCATTGGTTTGGTAG
- a CDS encoding sigma 54-interacting transcriptional regulator — MSLFIISSDWRFKEHFKHHFTQEFLHEFTISHKLLEALDSSSVSPKLLIIDERMSKGSQRSVLEQLTYQNCTIPILLFTSNEQQLNKQAFKHLNLHIIQRKGVDFDSLFSHLDPFLGKTESREQQKPYIPCGLVGNSYCMQRLRNDLSHYAKQNCSIHLYGETGTGKELAATYLHRLSFPHRNMVSVNCSLLSSSLGNSMFFGHVKGAFTDGNTDLPGLVHEANQSTLFLDELETLSPSFQAYMLRLLENGQYRRLGDTQLHTSRFRLITASNEDLVTLMQGNRIRKDFFYRINEVSITLPPLRDHLEDIPQLCEHFLLHCKSKKQLDEHGLELLMSYHWPGNVRQLFSTIRRCLINSEEEPVILVTHDDIYQD; from the coding sequence ATGTCTCTGTTCATCATCTCATCGGACTGGCGTTTCAAGGAGCATTTCAAGCACCATTTTACCCAAGAGTTTCTTCATGAATTTACTATTTCCCATAAACTTCTGGAAGCACTGGATAGCAGCTCGGTGAGCCCAAAACTACTCATCATAGACGAGCGGATGAGCAAGGGAAGCCAACGTTCAGTTCTTGAACAACTAACTTACCAAAACTGTACTATCCCTATCCTGCTCTTTACCAGCAACGAGCAACAACTCAATAAACAAGCGTTCAAACATCTCAATCTTCATATCATTCAAAGAAAAGGTGTTGACTTCGATTCCCTGTTTTCCCATCTGGATCCTTTCCTGGGAAAAACAGAAAGCCGAGAACAACAGAAACCATATATACCTTGTGGGTTGGTTGGAAATAGTTATTGTATGCAGAGGCTGAGAAATGATCTTTCTCACTATGCAAAGCAGAACTGCTCGATTCATCTGTATGGAGAAACAGGAACAGGAAAAGAACTGGCGGCTACCTATCTTCATCGCCTCAGCTTCCCCCATAGAAACATGGTATCGGTCAATTGCTCACTCCTCTCCAGTTCCTTAGGAAACTCCATGTTCTTTGGTCATGTAAAAGGAGCTTTTACAGACGGAAATACAGACCTCCCAGGGTTGGTCCATGAAGCCAACCAATCGACCTTGTTCCTCGACGAGTTAGAGACGCTCTCTCCTTCCTTCCAAGCCTATATGCTCAGGCTCCTGGAAAACGGACAATACCGACGTCTGGGAGATACACAATTGCATACCTCCCGTTTTCGCCTCATCACAGCCTCCAATGAAGACCTCGTGACACTCATGCAAGGAAACCGAATCCGTAAAGATTTCTTCTATCGCATCAATGAGGTATCTATCACCCTGCCTCCGCTAAGAGATCATCTTGAAGACATTCCTCAGCTCTGCGAACATTTCCTGCTTCACTGTAAAAGCAAGAAGCAGTTGGATGAACATGGACTGGAACTGCTTATGAGTTATCATTGGCCAGGAAATGTACGCCAGCTCTTCTCCACCATCAGGCGATGCCTGATCAACAGTGAAGAAGAACCGGTCATACTGGTTACACACGATGATATCTATCAGGATTGA
- a CDS encoding RsmE family RNA methyltransferase — protein MRQYVLPKTFKGESSLTLKGKESQYLSKVLRLKEGQHILGRGQDGKSYQLTIEKIEKQECRLSCMEVKEDASVQTTDALPSYAGPYPNLTLMQCLCKGKKEDQIVRQATEIGVREIVLVQSRYCVPDLSSKSEKALGNRFERLDRQVKEALQQSGSPISTEMVPEVITLSELPKWWNNRGPALFFHQSKRQETQKTLHDLVESLPMETPIALLVGPEGGFSEEECIFLEDAGFHPVLLRTNILRSETAGIYALSAIQTIMTEKKN, from the coding sequence GTGAGGCAGTATGTCCTTCCGAAAACCTTCAAAGGGGAATCCTCTCTGACACTCAAGGGTAAAGAGAGCCAATACCTGAGCAAGGTATTAAGACTCAAGGAAGGCCAGCACATTCTTGGTCGTGGCCAGGATGGAAAGTCCTATCAACTGACCATTGAGAAAATCGAAAAACAGGAGTGCAGACTCTCCTGTATGGAAGTGAAAGAAGATGCATCGGTCCAAACAACCGATGCGCTTCCTTCCTATGCTGGGCCCTACCCAAACTTGACCCTTATGCAGTGTCTCTGCAAAGGAAAGAAGGAAGACCAGATAGTCAGGCAAGCAACAGAAATCGGAGTAAGGGAGATTGTACTTGTCCAAAGTCGGTACTGTGTTCCTGACCTTTCAAGCAAAAGTGAGAAAGCTTTAGGAAACAGGTTTGAGCGGCTGGATCGACAAGTAAAGGAGGCCCTGCAACAGAGTGGTTCCCCAATCTCCACGGAAATGGTTCCAGAGGTGATCACCCTCTCAGAACTTCCCAAGTGGTGGAACAATCGTGGTCCTGCACTATTCTTCCATCAAAGCAAACGTCAAGAGACTCAGAAAACACTCCATGATCTGGTTGAATCACTCCCTATGGAGACCCCAATTGCCCTACTAGTGGGTCCTGAAGGTGGCTTTAGCGAAGAAGAGTGTATATTCCTTGAGGACGCGGGATTTCATCCTGTACTCTTAAGGACTAATATCCTACGCAGCGAAACTGCTGGAATCTATGCTCTTTCAGCAATTCAAACCATCATGACAGAAAAGAAAAACTAA
- a CDS encoding S41 family peptidase, which yields MKSIYTRRLSLSFIVLLMILPLFAGGSVEQVLASPLSGGYTSQESGADQISFDMASLERLYRYVDSIYINEVDKEKMFNDLATALVASLDDPYSFYVPPTEAKEYQEETSGVYGGIGTYLNKPVPENKDPSDPSTYMITIVSPFPGSPAQRAGLRAGDLISHIEGEAVDALTSYEASMLLRGEPNTPVTITVYRSGTSFDLTLVREMITTPTVDSGILEGDIGYIILSEFTPQTGKQLLEHVQKLMEEDIVGLIIDERNNGGGAVDGTMQAANIFLEEGKTLVTIQGKKGTRRDQRYISSGDPEVPLDLPIVILTNRGSASSAEIFAAAMKDNNRATLVGTKTFGKGVVQDVFQFGEGFAQVTTAHYYTPNGENIHEKGIEPDILVDDVELTDEEIPLFETLMTENALSSYVKENPEPTDENIRAFADQYKERGINEEILLLLIRNEYLSKMPYEDRPIADPVFDRQLRRAVEFIRSGS from the coding sequence ATGAAAAGCATATATACCCGTAGGCTAAGCCTAAGTTTCATAGTACTGTTGATGATTCTTCCCCTCTTTGCAGGGGGCTCGGTGGAGCAGGTCCTTGCTTCTCCGCTGTCGGGTGGCTATACCTCCCAGGAATCAGGAGCAGACCAAATCTCATTTGATATGGCCTCCTTGGAGCGGTTGTACCGCTACGTGGATTCCATTTATATCAATGAAGTCGACAAAGAGAAAATGTTCAATGACCTTGCCACGGCACTGGTCGCCAGTCTCGATGATCCATATTCTTTCTATGTACCGCCTACCGAGGCGAAAGAATACCAGGAAGAAACATCTGGTGTGTATGGAGGCATCGGAACCTACCTCAACAAACCAGTTCCTGAAAACAAGGATCCCAGTGACCCATCCACCTACATGATCACCATTGTCTCTCCGTTCCCAGGTTCCCCTGCCCAACGGGCGGGCTTACGTGCCGGAGATCTGATCAGTCATATCGAGGGGGAAGCGGTAGATGCGTTAACCAGTTATGAAGCAAGTATGCTTCTTCGTGGTGAACCCAATACCCCTGTCACCATTACCGTCTATAGGAGTGGAACCTCTTTCGACCTGACCCTTGTAAGGGAGATGATCACTACCCCGACTGTGGATAGTGGCATCCTTGAAGGTGATATTGGGTACATTATTCTTTCCGAATTCACTCCCCAAACAGGGAAACAACTCCTTGAACATGTTCAGAAGCTTATGGAAGAGGACATCGTTGGCCTTATAATCGATGAGCGCAACAATGGAGGAGGGGCTGTGGATGGAACCATGCAAGCAGCAAACATCTTCCTAGAGGAAGGGAAGACATTGGTCACCATCCAAGGAAAGAAGGGAACAAGAAGGGACCAACGCTATATTTCCAGTGGGGATCCTGAAGTTCCGCTTGACCTCCCAATTGTCATCCTCACCAATAGAGGGTCGGCCTCCTCAGCAGAAATTTTTGCAGCTGCAATGAAGGACAATAATCGAGCCACCTTGGTTGGAACAAAAACCTTCGGCAAGGGTGTCGTGCAGGATGTCTTCCAGTTTGGAGAGGGTTTTGCACAGGTGACTACTGCACACTACTACACCCCCAATGGGGAGAATATCCATGAGAAAGGCATTGAACCCGATATTCTGGTGGATGATGTAGAACTCACCGATGAGGAGATTCCACTCTTTGAAACACTGATGACAGAGAATGCCCTATCCTCCTATGTGAAGGAGAACCCAGAACCAACAGATGAGAATATCAGGGCGTTTGCAGATCAGTACAAGGAGAGAGGAATCAATGAGGAGATTCTCCTTCTTTTGATCAGAAACGAGTATCTCTCCAAGATGCCTTATGAAGATCGTCCTATTGCAGACCCCGTTTTCGACCGGCAACTGAGACGAGCCGTCGAGTTCATCAGGAGTGGATCGTGA
- the lgt gene encoding prolipoprotein diacylglyceryl transferase — MTLFIEFPNWISPEIIPGLPLRWYGLMYVVAFSVAYLMIRFQARKGEIAIDADQTLNLVLYCVIGLILGARLFSVLFYDGSFYYWTHPWMIFWPFRGGRFIGLPGMSYHGGLVGAVIGGWLYSRRYKLSFFSIADTVAYAAPLGYTFGRLGNFINGELFGRVSTKPWAMIFPDAPSFSTNYAWVREIADQLGIAYESGAMVNLPRHPSQLYEALFEGIVLFLFLWFVIRPRRDKHPAGFGLVWYTAGYGFVRFFIEYFRAPDENLGYIIALGRESDNIALLQSFFNFSMGQLFCLAMIVSAIIFAVFLKRREGVKHVSN; from the coding sequence ATGACCTTATTCATCGAATTTCCCAATTGGATTTCGCCGGAAATCATACCCGGTCTGCCCCTCAGATGGTATGGTCTGATGTACGTGGTCGCTTTCAGTGTTGCTTACCTGATGATCCGTTTCCAGGCAAGAAAGGGTGAAATAGCGATCGATGCTGATCAAACACTGAACCTGGTGTTGTATTGTGTGATTGGCTTGATTCTGGGAGCGCGTTTGTTCAGTGTTCTCTTCTACGATGGTTCCTTTTATTATTGGACGCACCCATGGATGATCTTCTGGCCTTTTAGGGGAGGGAGATTTATCGGACTTCCTGGCATGAGTTACCATGGCGGGTTGGTAGGTGCTGTTATCGGAGGATGGCTGTATAGCAGGAGGTACAAGCTCTCCTTTTTTTCCATTGCCGATACCGTAGCCTATGCAGCTCCACTTGGGTATACCTTTGGACGTTTGGGCAATTTTATCAACGGTGAACTCTTTGGAAGGGTCTCTACCAAACCTTGGGCAATGATCTTTCCTGATGCTCCATCCTTTTCGACTAATTATGCATGGGTACGTGAGATAGCTGACCAGCTAGGTATAGCCTATGAAAGTGGGGCTATGGTAAACCTACCCAGGCATCCCAGCCAACTCTATGAAGCCTTGTTCGAAGGAATTGTGCTATTCCTTTTCCTCTGGTTTGTGATCAGGCCAAGAAGGGATAAGCATCCTGCAGGATTTGGCTTGGTGTGGTATACCGCAGGATATGGGTTTGTTCGCTTTTTCATTGAATATTTCAGGGCTCCTGATGAGAACCTGGGGTATATCATTGCCCTTGGGAGAGAGTCAGACAATATTGCCCTATTGCAATCCTTTTTCAATTTTTCCATGGGCCAGCTCTTCTGCCTGGCCATGATTGTTTCAGCAATTATCTTTGCCGTTTTCCTAAAACGGCGAGAAGGAGTCAAGCATGTCAGTAATTAA